CGCCAATCATTTGGTCCCAAGAGTTTGAGTATAAACCATAATCTCGTTTTTAGAATTTTCTCATTAGGTTAGTTAGTGTTTTCGTATCTTGAAGTCTAATTAGGTGGTTGAAAGAGACGACTGCATATCAGATTGTGGAGTACTTTACTGCATATCAGATTGTGGAGTACTTTTGTTCTTAGTGGCGTTGAATGTACAAGGAGAGTTTAATTTGGTGACGTTGGGTCCAAGTTCGTGACTCCGAGTGATATTATAGATCAACTCTTTATTTTTGTGGTTGATCTCTTTTAAGGTTGAATCTATTAGGGGTTAGTGGAAGATGAATTTAGGTAGAGTTGATTGATTTTAAGAATCAAgaaatttgttaaatttataaaaaaattaatgagttttacatatttaaGAAGTCTATGAAACTATTTTACTACAATGATTTTGaggatttgaatatatatatatatatgcaacatTTTGAAAGACTTGTTTTATGAGTTAAAATGTCAAGAATCCAAGTTCCaataatactagattttgatagaattaagaatttttaaaatccaaacaTTTTGAATAACAATGGATTATATATGTCATTAAAGAATCATCAAACCAATAATACTTGATTTTATAAGAATGTTAGAATCTATTAGCCAATAACTATAgacttttaaaattctaacaatcATTATAAACATAAGACCAATATTATTGGCGCTTCTTAATGCCATGTCTTAGTAATAATGACccaaaaaataaaccaaaattacgGAAAAACAATAGAGACATGTGTTAATTAAGAAGTTTTCGAACACGTCCTTAAGAGGCATGTGGCATCATGCAATAGGTTTACCGAATGGGGTAGGGGAAAGTCGAGTTTACGGTCTCGAAATCATTCTCATGTCTCCCTATTCTCTCTCGACAGATGAAAAATCCTACGGCGTCGCTCACAGACGCCTCACCGGCCACTCCCACTTCGTCGAAGACGTCGTCCTCTCCTCTGATGGCTAATTCGCGCTTTCCGGAAGCTGGGACGACGAGCTTTGCCTCTGGGATCTCGCCGCCGGCGTCTCGACTCGCCGATTCGTCGGACACACCAAAGACGTCCTCTCCGTGGCCTTCTCGCTCGACAACCGTCAGATCATCTCGGCCTCCCGTGACCGCACGATCAAGCTCTGGAACACCTGGGGGTGTGTAAGTACACTATCTCCAAAGGAGGTGAGGGACACCGTGACTGGGTTAGCTGCGTTAGGTTCAGTCCCAACATGCTCCAGCCGACGATTGTGTCGGCGTCGTGGGATAAGACCGTGAAAGTTTGGAACTTGTCGAACTGTAAGCTGAGGTCGACTCTTTCTGGTCACACTGGGTATGCTAGTACTGTGGCTGTGTCGCCTGATGGTTCTTTGTGTGCTAGTGGAGGCAAAGACGGTGTTGTTTTGCTGTGGGATTTGGCTGAGGGGAAGAAGCTTTACTCTCTTGAGGCCAACTCTGTGATTCATGCTCTTTGCTTTAGCCCGAATAGGTACTGGCTTTGTGCTGCAACTGAGCAGGGGATTAAGATTTGGGATCTTGAGAGCAAGAGTGTTGTTGAGGACTTGAAGGTTGATCTTAAGGCTGAGGCTGAGAAGTCTGATGGAAGTGGTACTGCTGCCACCAAAAGAAAGGTACAAGTTTGATGCTTTTGTGTTTGATTACAAGTTTGATGCTTTTGTATGGATGGATATTTATGTAGTTTAGGAAACTGTTGCTAGAGGATAGTGTTTATACTTGTATATCAAATCTAGATCTTTACATCAAATATAGCAGTGTTTTTAGAAATGCAAATAAACGATGCATCCAACAGTTATAATTGTGGTTTTATATCCTTGTTTAAATATCCATCTTATTTTGTCtgcatttattttcatatattagcTTTACAAACTTTATATTCACCAAAATTGAATATAAGTCCCACTAACacccttagaccatctccaatggtactctataattttctctatattttactctaaaatagagtaactctattatagagttgtatttgctccaatggttcactttataatagagttactctataatagagtgaaatatagagtattcttgttttttcactctatatttggagtaaaaaaataaaattactctatatttcaatttattataaagtaactctattatagagtgaatcattggagcaaattttactctataatagagttactctattttaatgtaaattatagagaaaaaaatagagtctCCTTGGAGATTCTGTTACACTCTTATACTCAATTTTGGTGAATATAaagtttgtaaaaaaaaactgatgttCTAGTTAGAACTAAAATAGTAGAATTACAATTTGGCCCACAAAGAAAAGGTGAAATTTCCAAATTAGCACCTTAAAAATAATCTTATCATGAAACGTCTTCTAAGAAGAAGCAAATCGATTTGTGGGAACAGAAACCCTAGCGAGCGGAAGCGATCAATCGTGAGATAAAGAGAACAGACAGGGagatggggaagaagaagaagagagcgaCGGAGAAGGTGTGGTGCTATTACTGCGACAGAGAGTTCGAGGACGAGAAGATACTAGTGCAGCACCAGAAAGCGAAACACTTCAAGTGCCATGCCTGCCACAAGAAGCTCTCTTCAGCTACCGGCATGGTCATTCATGTCCTTCAGGTTCATAAAGAGACCGTTACTAAGTATGTGCCTCATcatcttttttatttctatttaatttaCTAATCTTGTTTTGTTTGATGACTTGAatgtgaaaaaaaattgaatctttATTGCAAATCATTGGAAAGGAACACtcttttgattgtttgattatAAACCGTCTCGATTTGCTTCAATGTTAGAGATGATGCATAATGTTATAGTTCTCACATCTTCTGTAATTTCACACACTGCTCTAACTTTGATATGTTTTCCCATTAGGGTTCCTAATGCTAAAGACGGTCGAGATTCAACTGATATTGAAATATACGGAATGCAAGGAATCCCACCTCATCTCTTGGCTGCTCACTACGGAGAAGAAGGTAAATGGACTTGACAACTTGACATTACTTCATGTCATCTTCTTTAGTTAGTGTCCTGACGCTGTGTTTTCTGCCAGAGGAAGAGTCTCTAGCCAAAGTTGCCAAAGTTGAGATTCCTTCCGTCCCTCTTGGTGCTGCAGTTCCTAGACCTTACGGAACCGTATATCAACCTCAACAAGTGCCCGGTGCTGTGCGACCTTTGTATGTACACTCTATTCTCTGTTTTGCTGTGACTTGTAGGATCTTAGGATGTTGTCTCTGCTGGAACGATTTTTCCTCTTGTTCTATAGCTACTTTTCTTAGTTCTCTCTTAAGATTGTACAATATAGAACTATGGCTTAGAATGACTGTTCCACTATTGTTTTCTTATCTAAGATCTTTTTATCACTTTTGATCATGTTATATTATTTGCTGTCAACAGGTACTATCCCGGTGCTTCTGTGCGGCCTCCTGGTCCTGCATGGCCTATGCCTCCTCCCCCGCAACAATGGTATCCACATAATCCAGCGGTTTCTGTTCATCCACCTGCCCATTTAGGGTATCATCCTCCGCAACAACTCTTTCCCGTTCATGGTATGGGGAT
The sequence above is drawn from the Brassica napus cultivar Da-Ae chromosome A8, Da-Ae, whole genome shotgun sequence genome and encodes:
- the LOC106396763 gene encoding protein SUPPRESSOR OF FRI 4-like isoform X2 yields the protein MGKKKKRATEKVWCYYCDREFEDEKILVQHQKAKHFKCHACHKKLSSATGMVIHVLQVHKETVTKVPNAKDGRDSTDIEIYGMQGIPPHLLAAHYGEEEEESLAKVAKVEIPSVPLGAAVPRPYGTVYQPQQVPGAVRPLYYPGASVRPPGPAWPMPPPPQQWYPHNPAVSVHPPAHLGYHPPQQLFPVHGMGMTVPTSSDVANGVTPSSSPAMPVSQPLFPVVNSITPPQASVNAYPPNNSFPVGGTNPHSYASGPDTSGPSIGPPPVIANRAPTSQPNEVYLVWDDEAMSMEERRMSLPKYKVHDETSQMNSINAAIDRRISESRLAGRMAF
- the LOC106396763 gene encoding protein SUPPRESSOR OF FRI 4-like isoform X1; translated protein: MGKKKKRATEKVWCYYCDREFEDEKILVQHQKAKHFKCHACHKKLSSATGMVIHVLQVHKETVTKVPNAKDGRDSTDIEIYGMQGIPPHLLAAHYGEEEEESLAKVAKVEIPSVPLGAAVPRPYGTVYQPQQVPGAVRPLYYPGASVRPPGPAWPMPPPPQQWYPHNPAVSVHPPAHLGYHPPQQLFPVHGMGMTVPTSSDVANGVTPSSSPAMPVSQPLFPVVNSITPPQASVNAYPPNNSFPVGGTNPHSYASGPDTSGPSIGPPPVIANRAPTSQPNEVYLVWDDEAMSMEERRMSLPKYKVHDETSQVSSEISLLKLKERLLCTSNPLGRLYLCLFL